CAGGGCATCGCCACCCGGGACCTGCCCGCCTCGCTACTGCGAGATGCTCCGGACCTGGCCAGGGCGGCGGGGACCGTACCGCGGATCGCGGTGGCGGAGAACCTCGCCAGCGCTCTGGTGACCGACATCGAAGCGAAGCACAGCGCGGTGCTGCGGCGGGTGACGGACGTCTACCGGCAGGTGATCGCGCAAGCGACCGCCGTGTCGGTGGCGGGCGGCATGACCCGCAGGCAGGCCAGCCAGTGGGCCTATCAGCGGTTCATCGACCAGGGCGTGACGTCGTTCGTCGACTCCGGCGGCCGGCGGTGGCGGCTCTCCTCGTACGTCGAGATGGGCGCCCGCACGGTCACCCAGCGGGCCGCCGTACAGGGCCAGACGGACCGGTTGAGCACCCTCGGCGTGGACACCGTCATCGTGTCCGACAGCCCGCGCGAGTGCGAGCGCTGCCGGCCGTGGGAGGGCAAGGTGCTCTCCATTGGCGGCGGGCAGCGCGGGCGGGTGGAACTGCGCAGCATGGTCGGCGCCGGCACAGTCACCGTGGACATCGCCGGCACCGTCGACGAGGCCCGCGCGGCAGGCCTCCAGCACCCGAACTGCACGCACTCCCTGCGCGCGTACCTGCCCGGCGCGACGAAGCGACCGGCCCGTCCGACGGCCAACCCGCAGGGGTACGAGGCCAAGGAGCGGCAACGCGAGATTGAGCGGCAGATCCGGAAGTGGAAGGAGCGGGAGGCCGGCGCCCTGGACGACGTGGGCAAGGCGACCGCTGCGGCGAAGGTCAAGGCGTGGCAGGGCACGATGCGTGACCACCTCGCCGCGAACCCCGAGCTGAAGCGCCTGCCGTACCGGGAGCAGATCGGCGCCGGAAACACCCCGCCGAAGCCGACCACGGCCAGCGCCCCGCCGGCCCGGCCGACGCCGGCCTCCGGACGGGCCGCCCTGGACGCCGCCCCGATCAACGTCCGCTCCGACGCCGCCCAGCGGCAGCTCACCGCCGACGAGCGCGACGCGGTCTACCAGTACCGGGGCAGCCTGTACGCCAACCTCAACGGGGCGCTCAGGCGCGCAGGCGGCCGACTGCCGACCGGCTTCGCCTTCGAGTTCTTCCGGGACGCTACGAAGCAGCTCGACCGGGCGATACGGAAGTCCCGCCTGACCGCCGACGTGCTCGTCCATCGGGGCATCGCCGACCCGCTCGCGGTGTTCGGCCCGGCCGCCGGCCGTGCCCTGCCCGCCGGCGCCAGGTGGACGGAGCACGCCTACGTCTCCAGCACGGCGGCCCGCGCGGTCGCCGAGGAGTTCGCCCGCTCCGGTGCGGT
The sequence above is drawn from the Micromonospora sp. M71_S20 genome and encodes:
- a CDS encoding phage minor capsid protein, giving the protein MALTGDQIEQASRSTVDLYRGAEQAILAEVTRRLAAGQDAPDWAVTRLAALGSLRQAVERVLTLVAGRAPDLIHEMLAAAYRSGQGIATRDLPASLLRDAPDLARAAGTVPRIAVAENLASALVTDIEAKHSAVLRRVTDVYRQVIAQATAVSVAGGMTRRQASQWAYQRFIDQGVTSFVDSGGRRWRLSSYVEMGARTVTQRAAVQGQTDRLSTLGVDTVIVSDSPRECERCRPWEGKVLSIGGGQRGRVELRSMVGAGTVTVDIAGTVDEARAAGLQHPNCTHSLRAYLPGATKRPARPTANPQGYEAKERQREIERQIRKWKEREAGALDDVGKATAAAKVKAWQGTMRDHLAANPELKRLPYREQIGAGNTPPKPTTASAPPARPTPASGRAALDAAPINVRSDAAQRQLTADERDAVYQYRGSLYANLNGALRRAGGRLPTGFAFEFFRDATKQLDRAIRKSRLTADVLVHRGIADPLAVFGPAAGRALPAGARWTEHAYVSSTAARAVAEEFARSGAVLTIRVPRGTGALQLSGTEYESELLLERGLTLRVVSDTGPGPGRQIVAEVVR